In one Sporomusa sphaeroides DSM 2875 genomic region, the following are encoded:
- the larC gene encoding nickel insertion protein, with amino-acid sequence MLLMTTVDNVNAEHVPYLIEQLMAKGAGNVHVVNAMTKKGRPEYILLIDTPEGNVDIVSGYLAAELGTLGIRQFNVDHISYKYSIETMKVTLQDGTGNKIWEDNVNVKLVKDVRDNPLTARAEYECVKKAAKAFEASGAGITFYELKQIIESQAVSYFKNTEFAIHVEPVDKSKLRDKNPSR; translated from the coding sequence ATGCTTTTAATGACTACCGTTGACAATGTAAATGCTGAACACGTTCCATACCTAATTGAACAGTTAATGGCAAAAGGAGCCGGCAATGTCCATGTGGTGAATGCGATGACCAAAAAGGGGAGGCCGGAATATATTCTGCTAATTGATACACCTGAGGGAAATGTAGATATAGTCAGCGGCTATCTTGCTGCTGAATTAGGAACCTTGGGTATCAGGCAGTTTAATGTCGACCATATCTCTTACAAATACTCTATCGAGACGATGAAGGTAACCTTGCAGGATGGAACAGGGAATAAAATTTGGGAAGATAATGTAAATGTCAAGTTAGTCAAAGATGTCCGTGATAATCCACTCACTGCCCGGGCAGAGTATGAGTGTGTGAAGAAAGCGGCAAAAGCGTTTGAAGCTTCGGGTGCAGGCATTACCTTTTATGAATTAAAACAGATTATTGAGAGTCAGGCAGTAAGCTATTTCAAGAATACGGAGTTTGCAATACATGTTGAACCAGTAGACAAAAGTAAATTGCGGGATAAGAATCCCAGCCGGTGA
- a CDS encoding IS110 family transposase, whose translation MSVTQNEKIRQLTESTMVVGVDIASESHWARAFDWRGIELTKAFHFENDAEGFVLLTSWIWDVAAKNSKDQVVIGAEPTGHYWFTLAEYLKDSDIKLVLVNPHHVKKSKELDDNHPSKSDLKDPKVIAKLVLEGRYCEPYIPEGVYADLRIAMNVRERIIREMVIAKNQIQRWLKIYFPEYRSVFVNFSQTGSMAILHEAPFPADLAALGPDGINTIWRRMKLRAVGKKRAQNLYAAAKKSIGCRDGMGAARTELKLLLEDYDAKAQQLAEIMSMIEALCEQIPAVAELMKIPGIGLVTVAGFFAEVGAVRRFDSPRQIQKLAGLAITQNSSGKFKGQTGISRRGRSRLRTVLFRAAIMLVGWHGSPEFRQLHQYYTTREKNPLKKKQSIIAMSCKLIRVFYAVSTKGCAYDPVRLLADIHRNQPQQAA comes from the coding sequence ATGAGTGTAACACAGAACGAAAAAATTCGTCAATTGACAGAAAGCACAATGGTGGTCGGTGTGGATATCGCCAGCGAGAGCCATTGGGCACGAGCGTTCGACTGGCGCGGGATTGAACTGACCAAAGCATTCCATTTTGAAAACGATGCGGAGGGCTTTGTGCTCCTGACCTCATGGATATGGGATGTAGCGGCGAAAAACAGCAAGGATCAGGTTGTCATCGGGGCAGAGCCAACGGGCCACTACTGGTTCACGCTGGCGGAATATCTAAAAGACAGCGACATCAAGTTGGTTTTGGTAAATCCGCACCATGTAAAGAAAAGCAAGGAATTGGATGACAACCACCCGAGCAAGAGCGACCTGAAAGACCCGAAGGTCATTGCCAAATTGGTACTGGAGGGGCGCTACTGCGAGCCATATATCCCAGAGGGCGTATACGCCGACCTACGGATAGCGATGAATGTCCGTGAGCGTATTATCAGGGAGATGGTGATAGCGAAGAATCAAATCCAGCGGTGGCTGAAAATTTATTTTCCCGAATATCGAAGTGTCTTTGTAAATTTCAGCCAAACTGGTAGTATGGCGATCCTGCATGAAGCCCCCTTTCCCGCCGACCTGGCTGCTTTAGGGCCGGACGGTATCAACACCATCTGGCGACGCATGAAACTGCGGGCGGTGGGAAAGAAGCGTGCCCAGAACCTGTATGCGGCGGCTAAAAAGAGCATCGGATGCAGGGACGGCATGGGAGCAGCCCGAACAGAATTGAAGCTACTACTGGAAGATTACGACGCCAAGGCCCAGCAGCTTGCGGAAATCATGTCCATGATAGAGGCATTGTGCGAACAAATACCTGCGGTAGCCGAGTTGATGAAAATCCCCGGTATTGGCCTCGTGACCGTGGCCGGGTTCTTCGCAGAGGTCGGCGCCGTCCGACGGTTCGATTCGCCAAGGCAGATTCAAAAGCTGGCCGGTCTTGCCATCACGCAGAACAGTTCCGGCAAATTCAAGGGACAAACAGGCATCAGCAGACGGGGACGCTCCCGGTTGCGAACGGTTTTGTTCCGGGCCGCCATTATGCTGGTTGGATGGCATGGCAGCCCAGAGTTCCGGCAACTGCATCAATACTATACAACCAGGGAAAAGAACCCGTTGAAGAAAAAACAATCCATTATTGCTATGAGTTGTAAGCTCATCCGAGTGTTTTACGCGGTCTCGACAAAAGGCTGCGCTTACGACCCCGTGAGACTGCTTGCGGATATTCATAGGAACCAGCCGCAGCAAGCGGCGTAA
- a CDS encoding IS110 family transposase, with amino-acid sequence MNPLFVGIDVGSRNNAVYIMLPDGSKHSSFSVQNNLGGAQTLSKRVVAALTEKNLSAAVIGMEATSVYGNNLLYFLREDGALGRFERKLHVLNPKQVKKFKDAYSDLPKNDLIDAFVIADNLRFGRITAPVYMDDYRYKALQNLTRARFFAVQNLTREKQRFMNYLFMKCSGLTQEKIFSDNFGATALALFEEFETPDDMANMDIDQLASFIAHKGKNRSPRPLEIAKALQAAARGSYRLPKTVTDSVNQVLALSISSMRAMQSQIKALDKEIQRQFDNIPNTLTSVPGIGPVFSAGIIAEIGDINRFNGQAALAKFAGLAWSQHQSGMFEAHNTRLIRSGNRFLKYYLCEAAHSLVRCDTEYKRYYDLKFKEVNKYQHKRALALTARKLVRLVFRLLKDNRLYKPA; translated from the coding sequence GTGAATCCATTATTCGTTGGCATTGATGTAGGCAGCCGTAATAACGCAGTATACATCATGTTGCCAGACGGCTCCAAACATAGTTCCTTTTCGGTCCAAAACAACCTCGGCGGGGCGCAGACTCTCTCCAAGCGAGTGGTAGCCGCATTGACGGAGAAGAACCTGTCCGCCGCCGTGATTGGCATGGAAGCCACTTCGGTTTACGGCAATAATCTGCTGTATTTCCTGCGGGAAGACGGCGCTCTGGGGCGGTTCGAACGCAAATTGCATGTGCTCAATCCCAAGCAGGTTAAAAAGTTTAAGGATGCCTATTCTGATTTGCCCAAGAACGATCTCATAGACGCCTTCGTCATCGCCGACAATCTTCGCTTCGGCCGGATCACTGCCCCGGTCTACATGGACGATTACCGTTACAAAGCTCTGCAAAACCTAACCCGCGCCCGCTTCTTCGCTGTCCAAAATCTCACACGGGAAAAGCAGCGGTTTATGAACTATCTCTTCATGAAATGCTCCGGTCTCACCCAGGAGAAGATTTTCTCCGATAATTTCGGGGCGACGGCGCTGGCGCTTTTTGAAGAGTTTGAAACCCCAGATGATATGGCCAACATGGATATTGACCAACTGGCTTCTTTTATCGCGCACAAAGGGAAAAATCGCTCTCCGCGACCGCTGGAGATTGCTAAAGCGCTACAAGCTGCCGCTAGAGGCTCTTACCGTCTCCCTAAGACGGTCACTGACTCCGTAAATCAGGTGTTGGCCCTATCCATTTCCTCCATGCGCGCTATGCAGTCTCAGATTAAAGCCCTAGATAAAGAAATTCAGCGCCAGTTTGACAACATCCCCAACACATTGACTTCGGTTCCTGGTATCGGCCCCGTATTTTCCGCTGGTATCATCGCCGAAATCGGCGATATCAACCGTTTTAATGGACAAGCCGCTCTTGCTAAATTTGCCGGCCTTGCCTGGTCTCAGCACCAGTCCGGTATGTTTGAAGCTCACAATACCCGCCTCATCCGCTCTGGCAACCGTTTCCTCAAATACTACTTGTGTGAAGCCGCCCATTCTCTCGTGCGTTGCGACACGGAGTACAAGCGCTACTATGACCTTAAATTCAAAGAGGTCAACAAGTATCAGCATAAACGCGCACTCGCTTTAACTGCCAGAAAATTGGTCAGGTTAGTCTTTCGACTGCTGAAAGATAACCGGCTTTACAAACCGGCGTAG
- a CDS encoding MFS transporter, with protein sequence MFKSLQARKYFYVILPLFIGSIISYLDRVNVAFAALSMNQDMGFSAEEYGMGAGILFFGYMLFGVPGTLIAERRGPRSWLAVILVVWGVVLAFMAFMQNATQFYILRFLLGALEASFFPVVYAVIMPRWFNTKERPAAMSLFLSSMLLSGVIGAPLAGWLLDVSIWGLKGWQTLFILEAIPAVVLGIAYLYWLPNSPKDAVWLSSEEKELLTQEYEQEVAAKNSVRKFTIWESCKNKKVLKLAGIYFLWMTGFWGFNFWMPTALKAVSGWSNTQMGWLIAIPMTIAFFGFNLWGMSSSKSGEKRWHMALPLFLGAIAMGAGPFVTNPWMSLVLVSLSALGLYVGLGIWWSYPTTFLSGSAAAAATSLINSIGLISGWVGPYVTGYMKNATGSFQGAYIGMAISVAIAGLFILTLDNGVATGNTEKKHDAMQDVKNA encoded by the coding sequence ATGTTTAAAAGCTTACAAGCAAGAAAATACTTTTATGTTATTCTTCCCTTGTTTATTGGATCAATCATTTCGTATCTTGATCGAGTCAATGTTGCCTTTGCGGCGCTAAGTATGAATCAGGATATGGGATTTTCCGCTGAAGAATATGGAATGGGAGCCGGTATTCTCTTTTTCGGTTATATGCTGTTTGGCGTTCCAGGGACACTGATCGCAGAACGCAGAGGTCCCCGTTCCTGGCTTGCTGTCATATTGGTGGTTTGGGGAGTGGTGTTAGCGTTCATGGCATTTATGCAAAATGCCACGCAGTTTTATATCCTGCGCTTTTTACTGGGAGCATTAGAGGCCAGCTTCTTTCCTGTTGTTTATGCTGTTATTATGCCGCGCTGGTTTAATACCAAGGAGAGACCGGCAGCTATGTCCCTTTTTCTATCGTCCATGCTCTTATCAGGAGTTATTGGCGCACCACTCGCCGGTTGGTTATTAGATGTTTCCATTTGGGGGCTCAAGGGCTGGCAAACCTTATTTATCCTGGAAGCGATTCCGGCTGTTGTCTTAGGTATTGCCTATTTATATTGGCTGCCAAACTCGCCTAAGGATGCTGTTTGGCTGTCATCAGAAGAGAAAGAGCTGTTGACCCAAGAATACGAGCAGGAAGTTGCCGCAAAAAACTCAGTCCGGAAATTTACCATTTGGGAATCTTGTAAGAATAAAAAAGTGCTGAAGCTTGCTGGAATCTACTTTTTGTGGATGACTGGTTTTTGGGGATTCAACTTCTGGATGCCCACTGCGCTTAAAGCGGTATCTGGTTGGTCTAACACCCAGATGGGCTGGCTTATCGCCATACCCATGACCATCGCTTTTTTTGGTTTCAATCTGTGGGGGATGTCTTCTTCTAAGTCAGGGGAAAAACGTTGGCACATGGCTTTGCCGTTATTCTTAGGTGCTATTGCGATGGGTGCCGGGCCGTTTGTTACGAATCCTTGGATGAGTCTTGTACTTGTCAGTCTTAGTGCATTAGGACTATATGTGGGACTGGGAATCTGGTGGTCTTATCCGACTACCTTCTTATCCGGTTCGGCTGCTGCCGCCGCGACAAGCTTAATTAACTCTATCGGCTTAATCAGCGGCTGGGTTGGGCCATATGTTACCGGTTATATGAAAAATGCGACAGGCTCATTTCAAGGGGCGTATATCGGAATGGCTATTTCTGTTGCCATCGCAGGTTTATTTATCCTAACGTTAGACAATGGGGTTGCGACTGGTAATACAGAAAAAAAGCATGATGCTATGCAGGATGTTAAGAACGCATAA
- a CDS encoding lipoate--protein ligase: MLLVQNNSLDPYYNLALEEYLLTNLQEDVLCLWRNRPTVVVGKNQNTLEEINLDYVQREDIRVARRLTGGGAVYHDLGNVNYTLIIPYAQDIFGDYEKFTQPIIAFLNTLGVTATLSGRNDLCIGEQKICGNAQAVVNGRLLHHGCILFSSDLAALTDVLRPNPAKIESKGIKSIRSRVTTILQQLEEKISVEEFCSALQAYFLQAVPDLKPYTLSTQETKAVRELARHKYASWAWQYGVSPQYSWKKCQKFAHGFLDVRMEISEGKIEQITIFGDFFGLEDITELADTLRGCPHEKSAIMEILGQTSIERYIYGVTAGDFCALLV, encoded by the coding sequence TTGCTGCTGGTACAAAACAATTCACTTGATCCTTATTATAATCTGGCGCTAGAGGAATATTTGTTGACAAATCTCCAGGAAGATGTTCTGTGCCTGTGGCGAAATAGGCCGACAGTGGTTGTCGGCAAAAATCAGAATACTTTGGAAGAAATTAATCTAGATTATGTCCAGCGTGAAGATATCAGGGTAGCTCGCCGCCTAACAGGCGGTGGAGCAGTTTATCATGATCTTGGCAATGTAAACTATACCCTAATCATACCTTACGCCCAAGACATATTCGGAGATTACGAAAAATTCACACAACCGATTATTGCATTTCTCAACACACTGGGAGTTACAGCAACTCTTTCTGGCAGAAATGATTTATGTATCGGGGAGCAGAAAATCTGCGGCAATGCCCAGGCAGTTGTGAATGGACGGCTGCTGCATCATGGCTGTATCCTATTTTCATCTGATTTAGCTGCGCTTACCGATGTACTGCGCCCCAATCCTGCAAAAATAGAAAGTAAAGGCATAAAATCGATTCGCAGCCGCGTTACTACCATTTTGCAGCAGCTAGAGGAAAAGATCAGCGTGGAGGAATTCTGCTCGGCACTGCAAGCGTATTTTTTGCAGGCTGTTCCCGACTTAAAGCCGTATACGCTGAGTACGCAGGAAACCAAGGCTGTCCGTGAACTAGCTCGCCACAAATATGCTTCCTGGGCATGGCAATATGGTGTTTCGCCTCAATATTCATGGAAAAAATGCCAGAAGTTTGCCCATGGATTTTTGGATGTCCGCATGGAAATCAGCGAAGGTAAAATTGAACAAATTACTATTTTTGGAGATTTCTTTGGCCTTGAGGATATTACCGAACTAGCTGACACTTTACGCGGCTGTCCTCATGAAAAATCAGCTATAATGGAGATTCTTGGGCAGACATCCATTGAACGGTATATCTACGGCGTGACTGCAGGGGATTTCTGTGCTCTATTAGTTTAA
- the lpdA gene encoding dihydrolipoyl dehydrogenase, with product MEIKIGFIMGPSPVTVGAVTVKAGDCVKSGDKLMEYETQKGIVPVVSSIDGIVQKVFVTQGDKVTADDVLFEVADALKGTAADENSAGITKEIDANCELLVIGAGPGGYVAAIRAAQAGIKTTIVEKGELGGTCLNEGCIPTKAFVKTAQLFREIAESELYGIHVQDAKVDFAQAFRRKNEVRKQLKGGVDSLLREHGVTVLRGEALFCSDKQVDVVATDAIYHVTANNIIIATGSKISQLHIPGAHLPLVLNSQSVLDLEQLPSSITIVGGGVIGMEFASIFVSMGVKVHVVEFLDHILAMLDKDVSGELQKFLQNKGVQIHTSAKVTSIEASIDGQAIVTYQQGEELFRLASEKVLISIGREPNLDMLQLEKAGIRLWEKKRGIEVNEFMQTNIPHIYAIGDVANMIQLAHVASHQGLCAVNNILGHAEKMDYAVVPNVIFTNPETAAVGMTEAECEKQQIAFQIAKFPYYANGKALIMNETNGFVKLIQDSASKKIIGASIIGPDADAAINILSFAIRFGLTDKDITSVIFPHPTTSEAIFECASGLTNTAIHLHQKDYLK from the coding sequence ATGGAAATTAAAATCGGATTTATTATGGGCCCATCTCCTGTCACGGTAGGAGCGGTTACTGTGAAAGCAGGCGACTGTGTGAAGTCTGGGGACAAGCTCATGGAATATGAAACGCAGAAAGGCATTGTTCCTGTTGTGTCCTCAATTGACGGAATCGTGCAAAAGGTTTTTGTCACCCAAGGTGACAAGGTAACTGCAGACGATGTCCTATTTGAGGTAGCTGATGCTCTAAAGGGAACGGCAGCAGATGAAAATAGTGCTGGTATTACTAAAGAAATTGATGCTAACTGCGAACTATTGGTAATCGGTGCAGGTCCTGGCGGTTATGTCGCAGCCATCCGCGCAGCGCAAGCCGGGATCAAAACCACCATTGTTGAAAAAGGTGAGCTTGGCGGCACTTGTCTTAATGAAGGCTGCATCCCTACCAAAGCATTTGTCAAAACCGCCCAGTTATTCCGCGAGATTGCGGAAAGCGAACTGTATGGTATTCATGTACAAGACGCCAAAGTGGATTTTGCCCAGGCCTTCCGCCGTAAAAATGAAGTGCGGAAGCAATTGAAAGGCGGCGTGGATTCGCTACTGCGTGAGCACGGAGTTACTGTCTTGCGCGGGGAAGCCTTGTTCTGCTCTGATAAGCAGGTTGATGTTGTAGCAACTGATGCCATCTATCACGTAACTGCTAATAACATTATTATTGCTACAGGTTCCAAAATCTCGCAACTGCACATCCCGGGAGCACACCTTCCGCTTGTATTGAACAGCCAATCTGTGCTGGATTTGGAGCAGCTCCCGTCTTCCATTACAATTGTTGGCGGCGGCGTTATCGGTATGGAGTTCGCTTCGATTTTTGTCAGTATGGGTGTAAAAGTACATGTCGTCGAATTTTTAGATCATATTCTTGCTATGCTGGACAAGGATGTCTCAGGCGAACTGCAAAAGTTTTTACAAAACAAAGGGGTACAAATACACACCTCTGCCAAAGTGACAAGCATTGAAGCAAGCATTGACGGCCAGGCTATCGTAACCTATCAGCAGGGAGAAGAGCTCTTTAGATTGGCAAGTGAAAAAGTACTGATTTCCATTGGTCGCGAGCCGAACCTGGATATGCTGCAGTTAGAAAAAGCAGGTATCAGACTGTGGGAAAAGAAACGCGGCATTGAAGTGAATGAATTCATGCAGACGAATATTCCGCATATTTATGCAATTGGTGATGTTGCAAATATGATTCAGCTTGCTCATGTGGCCTCCCATCAAGGTCTTTGTGCTGTAAACAATATCTTGGGCCATGCGGAGAAAATGGACTATGCTGTTGTGCCTAATGTTATTTTCACCAATCCAGAAACAGCGGCAGTCGGCATGACGGAAGCAGAATGCGAAAAACAGCAAATCGCGTTCCAAATTGCCAAATTCCCTTACTACGCCAACGGCAAAGCACTGATTATGAATGAGACCAATGGGTTTGTAAAATTGATACAAGACAGTGCCAGCAAAAAGATTATCGGCGCAAGCATTATTGGGCCAGATGCAGATGCGGCAATTAACATACTGTCATTTGCCATTCGATTTGGTCTTACTGATAAGGATATAACCAGTGTTATCTTCCCGCATCCAACCACTAGTGAAGCCATTTTCGAATGTGCATCAGGCTTGACTAATACAGCCATTCATTTACATCAGAAGGATTATCTAAAATAA